The genomic window TCTCGCCCACGTCTTCTTCGCCCCTCCTAGATGTGCTTTGCAATAGATGCTAGAAAATTTTGTCGATGTCCTGTTACTAAATTTTTAACTgcttttaattgtgttattcaagtGCATATGCATTTGTTCATTTATAACTAAAagtgtttgaaatttttattttgaacttttaaggtaaaaccataaaagaagataataataataataataataataataataataataataataataataaattaataataataataaaatactctcacgACACCgccgcacttaaattttttgagatatacTGCgcccggcacccgcaccccgtgACATAGCTTGGCAGCCTTGTATCGAAGGACATTGGAGAAACGGGTATAGCCTTCTACTGTCACTCGATCAAAGACTCTTCTTTTCAAGattaaaaccaaagaaacatGATGTTTGAGCTTCAACTCTCATTAAAGCAGCACTACAAATGGTATCCATGCAAACCAACTGCCAACCCAATTGTGGTTGAATTGAGAGTCGAAGACCAAGTCAAGTCAAGGTGGATTTTACTTTaacctggaaaaaaaaaattcaaatgctTATTTATAAAAACGTACTTAAAGGACAAAGTAGTTGAACTTAAGATCACCTTGGCTGAGTTTGTCCAACCTTAATgaagtcaatatattcaaacgagtttacgagtttgtcgagctttaattgagttgagttgagttcgagctcaacacgtaacgatgaatatctaTTCTATTCAAAAGCGTTTGCCGAGGTTTAATCGGAGTCGAACTTGAATTtaacatgtaacgatgaatatcaattctattcaaataagtttgtcgagccttaatcgaatcAAACTCGAGTTCAACACATAACTACCGAGTAGAACTCGAACTACTTTAGTTGGTTGAGCTATTCTCGAACTCAAACTCGAAGACTCGAAGTTTCATTAGTTGAGCCACTTCGAGCTAAGTGAACTCAAGCCCAAGTCGATAGTGTTGAGGAACCAATTGTCCACCCGATTTACATTACGAAGAAAAAAGGTTGGTTCCGGATAAGATTTTAGGGTATTCCATGACCCCAACAGGAACCCGACCCGTTTCGGCCGATTGGCGCCACCGTtatccctttccctcccttgaAGCGACCAAACCTTCAGCTGGGAAGCCGAAGAACTTCTGCTTCCTCTCCTCCTGTCTGTCTCTCCTatcccttcctcctccttccgaACTCTTGGTTTCCACAGCTCTGAACCATTGACAGTTACACTATGAAATTTCCCTGGAGTCGGTGAATTTCCTCTAACTTCTCGAGATTTTAATGCGATTTCCATGGATGCCGGCGTTCTCAGTTCTTCGTTTTCGGGAACCCTAGTCGGAAATCCCAACATCGAGATTGTCAATCTACGCCGACCGCATTCTTATTTCTGCACTGCTTCCAGGAAGCCTGGGTTCACTTGCTGCTTGGCAGAACCGGACGAGGGTGATCGGCGAAAATGGATTCGACTGTCGCAATTGTCGACGACACTGACGATCGTTTCTTTCCCGTTGGCCGCGGGAGATGCAATGGCGAAGGTTTCTGAGAAGAGGCGGGCGAGGAAGCCGGAGACGCAGTTGATGTCGCCGGAGGAGATGAAGTCGTGGGCTCGGAACCTCCCTGCCGTCGTCGACCGGATTACTTATACGGAAATTCTGGACCTGAAGTCCCAGGGGAAGATCAAGCACATTGTGAAACTTCCTTCCTTCACTCCGCGGCGCCGGTCGGAGActgtttttgttgttcttgACGATTCTAGGGTTTTGAGGACGGTTCTTCCGTCGGAAGAGCGTGATCTTAGGTTCTGGGAATCGTGGGATCAGATGGGAATCGGGTCCCTCTGCGTGAACGCGTATACCCCGCAGGTGCAGGTGAAACCGCCTCCTGAGCCGTTCCTGGGTTTTCTGCGAATTATCCCAGCGTttcttgtctctctcttcccttcgaAGCCCCAGTCGAAACGCGTTATTGAGCTACAGATGGCAAGGAAGGCGCTGAAGGAGCGGAAGATGGAGGCATTAGCGAAATTGAGGGAGCAGCGGGAGATGATGGAGAAGGCTAGTCGGATgcagaagaagatggaggaaaggaagaggaagaaagagcgGAGGAAGATCGAGTACGAGCGCTCGCTTGAGCGAGCGCGAGCAAACTACAACTATATGGCTGAATTTTGGACAAATATGGCAACGGATAAAAGAGTTTCGACAATTCTAGGCCTTCTTTTCTTCGCAATATTCTACAGAACAGTGGTATTCAGCTACCGCAAGCAGAAGAAGGATTACGAAGACAGGTTGAAGATCGAACAGGCAGAAgcggaggagaggaagaagatgagagccttggagagagaaatggaaggCATCGAGGCCGAGGCTGATGACGACGACGGAAAGGCAGGTGGCGAGCAGAATCCTTATCTTAAGATGGCAATGCAGTTCATGAGATCCGGTGCGAAGGTGAGGCGTGCTCGGAGTAGTAAGGTGCCGCAATACATGGACCGTGGTGTGGACGTGAAGTTTTCAGATGTCGCCGGGCTAGGGAAGATCCGTCTCGAGCTTGAGGAGGTTGTCAAGTTTTTCACTCATGGGGAGGTGTATCGCAGACGGGGTGTGAAAATACCAGGTACTGCCGTAAGGAAATGGAAATTGGTTGTCTTATCCTCATCAGCGTCACATAATGAATGCTTAAACAAgtgttcttttcttccttccagTATCTGTATGTGTTCGGCGTTATATCAGTTTCAGTTCATATTATCTCAagttatttagtttttttttttgggatctGCGCGTACTTTGCAATTTGTTCGCCTTGCGTTTTTGCAACTCTATACGACCATAACTTCCAGTTTTGTTCTGCCGCTTATATCCAACAACTcatattttcttgctttttgatGCTCTCTTTATgtgtcttcttttttccctctttttaaAGTCCAAAGTAAAATAGTCGGACATATTTCTTCATTTCtacattcatttattttaatattttatttggatatccATATACATGCATGCATTCCAACAACGGTCTTTTTCCGTTTCTGAACATAGTTTTGGACGATCTTCTGAATGTAATCTTTGCTTTAAATATTAACTATTTCACTGGGATCAAGTAACAATACAATTTATAAGCATATGGGCAATGATTTCCAATTTTCATGTCCCATAAGGCGGCCATAAATCATCTTTCGTGGACCATGACCATCAAAAGCTGAAGATAGAACCCAGAGCTGGACTACTATCAGGTTTGTTGTTGTCCAGCAGTACTCATGCTGCTTACGGCCACCCTTGGCCTTGGGTTTTGGATGGCAGCAGAGACAGTGACAAGAAATATGCTAATGCACTCATTCTTTTGGGGACAATATCTTAGGAAGTTGTATGACAACCTGGGGGATTGGCTAGTAGTATCTCCACGTGTTGCTTGATGCCTGGTGCACTCGGGATGCAATAAATTACCTCTTGATAAGCCTTCAGGCTTCAACTTTTAACAGTTAACTCTTGTGCTATTATTCTTAGTGTCGTTTGTACTTCTGTTTGGATTTGTCATAGAGAAGTGTGATAGGGCGCTTGATCACCTCATGGAACATACTTATCTTATTTTAACTGTATTATTTTGCTTTGTTCAGATCTACTGATAAGTATCGTATCGTACTTATACCATCactaagtctctctctctctctctcgccttcCCTCCCTGCCTCTCCTCCTcactccttttccttttcattcttttcttgtaGGCGGCATACTTCTTTGTGGACCACCTGGAGTGGGTAAGACACTGTTAGCAAAAGCAGTAGCTGGTGAGGCTGGTGTGAACTTTTTCTCGATTTCTGCTTCTCAATTTGTCGAGATTTATGTGGGAGTTGGTGCTTCACGTGTGCGAGCACTCTaccaagaagcaaaagaaaatgtgaGTTAGTGATATCTTTGTTTGGTAGCATTGGAATTCAGTATGTGAAttatcctttttctcttttggtttgTGTGCCAAAgcttatcttcttcaattttttcattgcaACGTTATATTAATAGGACTTTGCATGGTGTGTTTGGCAGCACAGGATGTGCCTTAGATTTTAATTGCagattcatatttattttcatgttcttaGAGCTGGATAACTAATTGTAGTGGATTGGTTTCTAACATCGTATTATCTAATCCAATTTTCTGTAATGGCGGAATTGATTGCTCAGCATTGGGGGTCGTAAGATGGATTGGCTGGTACTGGTGATAACAAAATACTTATTTTCTGTCCATTATTTGTCAGTTGGTGTAAAGTGTTCTCAGATAGTTATTACGTGATGCATCCCTATTTGATTGGCCATAGCCATACATATACTCTTTTGTTAACATTATTGCCATGTTGAATAGGCACCTTCTGTTGTCTTCATTGATGAATTGGATGCAGTTGGAAGAAAACGTGGTCTTATAAAGGGTTCCGGTGGACAAGAACGTGATGCAACTCTTAATCAGGTTGAAAGGAACATAGGTTCACTGGCAGGACATTGATATTTTGACTCTTCAGTTTATCCAGTGTGAAATTTCTTAATCTCAAGTTGTTGTGGTTTTTGTAGCTCCTTGTTTGCTTGGATGGATTTGAAGGACGAGGAGAGGTGATAACAATTGCTGCTACAAATAGACCGGATATTTTGGATGAAGCTCTTGTAAGACCAGGACGGTTTGATAGAAAGATTTTTATTCCCAAGCCTGGTCTCATTGGTCGAGTGGAGATTTTAAAGGTAACAGTCTTTGTCCAACAGAAATGTATTTTATTATGCACTATGTACACCACGACCCTATTTCTGTAGTTTCAGTAtcctttgttcatatttgaacaATCTGAATTTCATTGTTTAATCATTAAATGTATATGTAGAATTATGAATATATCCGAGCTTGCACACATAAAGCTTGGTGTTTATTGGTTTTGTCAGATTGCTCTCCTTGAAAGGCTCTTTTTGTTGTACAAGGGTAAGGAAAATGCTCTTGCCCCTCTTTCAAGGCCCATGTGTCAACATGGAGGTTGAATAGGAAATAAAATTCTATGGTACAAGCTAGGATTCGAAAATAATCAAAAACTGCCTGCAAAAAGGTAGCATAGGTGGAGAAAGCAGTGCTGACAGTTAACATCTCAGCATTTTTCAACCTCACCTTCTTGCTACTTGTTTCACGAGCTGGTAGACAGGACTAGTTTTCAGTCATCCAGCATTTCTGACATCAATCAATTTTACTGGAAATGTATGGGTcccaagaaatttaaaaatgatagTAGAATCTTGTCACTATTTTCAACTGTGCTTTTTCAAAATCTGTTTGTGTGGAGggttgtttttttgtttttcatctttttttaatatcacCTTCTTCAAGTTATGAGAAATGTAAAATTACAGAACTGAATATATGTAAAGTTGTAAACTCTGAGCAAGTTACCTATTAAGTACTTGGTGAGTGGTGACTATTACACACATATGCATGTACCAGTTCACTGGAGCATATTGGCATTTCTTGGTGTTTGTGTGTCCTAAATCTGTTAAAATGTTATCAGCCAGCATCTAATACTCTATAGCCTGGTGTGTGGCTAAGGCCTCTATTGCTGGTCACTTTTGACAACCATGGTCAGTTGCTTCAGTAACCTTTCTTCCAACTCTAAATGTAGAACATGTTTTTCATAAGGCAATTTCACCATTCATAATTTTGTTTGGCAACTTTCACCTTGTATTGTGCTTCAgaccactttttcatttttctgttacTTCATGGTTGTGTTAGATCCTTCCTGATATATTTTATGGCATGGTGACAGGTCCATGCACGAAAGAAGCCCATGGCTGATGATGTAGACTATTTGGCTGTTGCCAGTATAACTGATGGAATGGTGGGTGCCGAGCTGGCCAACATAGTGGAAATTGCTGCTCTTAATATGCTGCGTGATGGGAGAAGTGAGGTACGTAATTTTTTACTAGTTCCTGTATACATCACTTGACCGATATAGCTTGAAATTGTAGGACTTCATTTGTTTGTCATTTATAATGGTTTTGTACTTCTCTGTGTGCAAGGTAGATGCTTACCAGGTTGTCAGCTTCCAGATAGCAGTTTTACTTTTATCCATGTGGTGTTGCTTGctagtttttagtttttgtcACAGGGAGGTTTCATAAAACAAACACTGTGCCTGTTGTTAACCTTTTCTATTTATTCCCCTGCAGATAACTACTGATGACTTATTGCAAGCTGCCCaaatagaagaaagagggtTGCTTGATAAAAAGGAGAGGACACCTGAAATGTGGAGGCTGTTGGCACTTAATGAAGCAGCAATGGCTGTAGTAGCTGCTAATTTTCCTGATATGAAAAACATTGAATTTGTAAGGCCttaatctctttcttttaccaTTTTCATTATTGAGCTTCTGATCTCATTCTCCTCTGTTCCCCCGTGGCCTGTGCACTTATGTTCTGGTGTGTTTGTACATGCCGAATGCCTGTCTCTTGGTTTTTGGGTTATGggaaggaaacagaaaaagaagaaaagtggttttccctccctccctcccctttGTTAGGACATGGGATATGCAAAtggtaagagaaaaaaaataacaaaacttaAGGCTTCGTCCAATGAATGTGATTTCTCTTGCGAAACCATGATCTGTTTGAGGCAATATTATTTGTCATGCAAATCAATCAATGAGctactgtctctctctctgtgtctatCATGCTGAATCAGTCATGGACTTGGAGCATATATGTATCACTGCTGACTATCATATGATCATATGCCTAAAAACCTAATATGCATTTATATGCTTCTCTATAAAGTGAAATCTGTTTCTTGGATAGCATGACCAATATGCTTATGTTTGTTCATCTGAAGGCACTGTTGTTGGCTTGTATTTCTTCTCTCTATCCCCTATAATGACAGATGTTTGATGGCCTAGGTTACTATTGCACCAAGGGCTGGCAGAGAGTTGGGATATGTCCGTGTTAAGATGGACAACATGAAATTTGAACAAAGGATGATGAGGTACTTTGTAATTCACTACATTGGTAATTCAGGTGTGATGaagataatttcttttttaattctttgTCTGTGTTATTTTTACTTGTGAAGTCGGCAATCTCTTTTGGATCATATCACGGTTCAAATTGCACCTCGTGCAGCAGATGAGTTATGGTATGGTGAAGATAAGGTGAAACTATCTCTCCTCATCTTGTTCCTTCCTTTCACTGCCTGTTTCGTAGTAGTATGAGACTTCTTTTATTCAGAGCTTGATAAAGAGAGTAGAGGCCTGTTCTGCTTATCAATAATGAATGATGAAGAACTGCGGGGATAGTTTTGACATGGTGTTTTATTCTGCTATGTTGAAATTGATAGGTTATGATTGTTAAATGCTCCTTACATGTTGGAGTCTATGATGCAGTTAAGCACAATTTGGGCAGAAACGGCAGATAACGCTAGATCAGCAGCAAGAAGCTTCGTTCTTGGTGGTCTTTCTGAAAAATATTATGGGTTGAGCAATTTTTATGTCTCTGATAGACTTAGTGTATGGGTCATCCTTTCTGTTGTCTTTCCTTCAATAGCATCATTATTCCCTTCAGAACGTTGATCaatatttatttcttttgtcaTCAGGATATTGACAATGAAGCCTCAAGGATTCTCAACATGTGTTATAACCGTGCAAAAGAGGTAATCTAGCTAGTACACCCATTTCCAGTTCCACTTTTTTCATTCATGTGTTTTGGTTTACATAAGCTGAAATCATCATTTATTTCACTGCACGGCCTTGTTACTTTGTGGTTAGTGTGAATTCCTTTAGGTTATATTTGGAACCATTCACGTTTTTAACATATTAAAGTCAACCCCCATAGTAACTATTATCCCAAGTGAATTAGCAAGCACATGATAAACAGAGCCAAAATATTAGGATTAAGAATCCCAGCTTACCCATTTTCTTTTGAGATCATACAAAATCAATTACCATTTCATCTAACGATTCTGGTTAgctcatttattttttgtacTTCTCATTGTAGAAGGGATAAGTTCACATTGACTCTTATGATAATAGCGAACATGCATGAGAAAGTAAATTACAAGTTCAGTTGCTATGTTTTGCTTTGACATGTGAGGTAGTTCTTCATGTAAAAATGAGACACATTTTCCAAATGTGGCCTTCGTTGCCATATACTCAATCATGTAACCACGGCCTATTTATCACACACTTTTTACACTAACAAATATGTATAGAGCATACTTTGTTATatctaatttatatatatatatatatatgctttaaATTTAAGTTTAGAAATTTTATCATGTTACATTCTCAACAGATATAATTAAATATGAGAAGATCAATAATGTTTGTGTTAGCTTTATCCAAACTTGTTTTACTTGAAtatgcaataattttttttccatgatgcATGCAgttgtatatgtgtgtatacacacacatgaaATAATAGAATAGGAAATGAATGATGACTGAGAgaggggggagggagagagagagagagagagagagatcaaattGCAGGATTTATTAGGATAATGAGAGTGATAGGAACAAATTAAACTTTTTATAGTAATTGCTTAGTTTTTTTGTAAGTGAATCTTATATGTGTTTAGGAAAATTTCTTCTAGATGACATGTGCAATATGTTGTCAAATGCTCGCTTAGGTCTTCAGAGTTAGTTCGTCGCCTAGGCTAGGTGTTGCTGGGCAGGCGCCACTTGAAAATGCTTAGAAAATTACCTATGACACCTGAAATAGCCAATGCTTTTTTATCTTTGATAACCTAAGTTCCtcaatccatttttctttcctttttttttctttttttaagactcttttttcttctatgtTGGGGcaaatttttttcactttgttgtttcaattttcatgtgattaagtatgtgtgtgcatgttcaGGTAGATTTGTTGCAGCTAAAGTTCATATGTTATTGTACTTTGAAAATTTGCATGTTATTTTAGGTTTATATTCTACTTTAGTTATATATGTGTTATTTTTTAgtactttttcttgtttattagaCTTATAATATAAGGCAGTTTTTATGGCAACAATGCTAAAATAAAAAGTGATTACAAAGGATTCGTGTTCCCTCTCCTTTTTTAATGAGAttaattgattttaattttagttttttagtttGGAAGTTTGAATTAGAGACTTGACACTTAGCATGCTCTAGGAAATGGTAAAATTCTGCATGTTCTAAAACATTGAAAAGCATTGATCTTTTACTTGTTTGTTTTGTGCCATATAACTGGTAAATTTGAATTGTTCACAACTTCATTCGATTTGATCTTCCAAActtttaattatgttttattATGATGTTATAAAATGTTTAGTGTGCTTGTATTATCATGCATCGATTTGCTTTTCTTGTTATAAGTTGGTAAC from Nymphaea colorata isolate Beijing-Zhang1983 chromosome 6, ASM883128v2, whole genome shotgun sequence includes these protein-coding regions:
- the LOC116256165 gene encoding probable inactive ATP-dependent zinc metalloprotease FTSHI 2, chloroplastic, whose translation is MDAGVLSSSFSGTLVGNPNIEIVNLRRPHSYFCTASRKPGFTCCLAEPDEGDRRKWIRLSQLSTTLTIVSFPLAAGDAMAKVSEKRRARKPETQLMSPEEMKSWARNLPAVVDRITYTEILDLKSQGKIKHIVKLPSFTPRRRSETVFVVLDDSRVLRTVLPSEERDLRFWESWDQMGIGSLCVNAYTPQVQVKPPPEPFLGFLRIIPAFLVSLFPSKPQSKRVIELQMARKALKERKMEALAKLREQREMMEKASRMQKKMEERKRKKERRKIEYERSLERARANYNYMAEFWTNMATDKRVSTILGLLFFAIFYRTVVFSYRKQKKDYEDRLKIEQAEAEERKKMRALEREMEGIEAEADDDDGKAGGEQNPYLKMAMQFMRSGAKVRRARSSKVPQYMDRGVDVKFSDVAGLGKIRLELEEVVKFFTHGEVYRRRGVKIPGGILLCGPPGVGKTLLAKAVAGEAGVNFFSISASQFVEIYVGVGASRVRALYQEAKENAPSVVFIDELDAVGRKRGLIKGSGGQERDATLNQLLVCLDGFEGRGEVITIAATNRPDILDEALVRPGRFDRKIFIPKPGLIGRVEILKVHARKKPMADDVDYLAVASITDGMVGAELANIVEIAALNMLRDGRSEITTDDLLQAAQIEERGLLDKKERTPEMWRLLALNEAAMAVVAANFPDMKNIEFVTIAPRAGRELGYVRVKMDNMKFEQRMMSRQSLLDHITVQIAPRAADELWYGEDKLSTIWAETADNARSAARSFVLGGLSEKYYGLSNFYVSDRLSDIDNEASRILNMCYNRAKEILQRNRALTDAVVDELIAKKSLSKKEFFSLVEEKGCLEDSKPSIIEIRNSKRSQFQEMMMSKVGDSR